Proteins from a single region of Flaviflexus salsibiostraticola:
- a CDS encoding DsrE family protein, with product MMNENSDSLVFVLQHKNDRFDPMPFSIARSWTEDLGADIALYVMYDALELIKKDAVEGAPDIRESLDALLAAGVSIYACGFCSRACELSTDDYYPGIQVANRQIFHGLMSDRRPLYW from the coding sequence ATGATGAACGAAAACAGCGATTCGCTGGTCTTCGTGCTCCAGCACAAGAACGACCGCTTCGACCCGATGCCATTCAGCATCGCTCGGAGCTGGACAGAGGATCTGGGCGCCGACATCGCGCTGTACGTGATGTATGACGCGCTGGAACTGATCAAGAAGGACGCAGTCGAGGGCGCGCCCGATATTCGGGAAAGCTTGGACGCACTACTCGCTGCCGGCGTGTCCATCTATGCATGCGGGTTCTGCTCTCGTGCTTGCGAGCTGTCGACCGACGACTATTACCCCGGTATCCAGGTCGCCAACCGGCAGATTTTCCACGGCCTCATGTCTGACCGTCGTCCGCTCTACTGGTGA